A window of the Cystobacter fuscus genome harbors these coding sequences:
- a CDS encoding DsbA family oxidoreductase — MKIDVFSDIVCPWCFIGTERLARALDSLGMASTARVEHHAFMLRSDTPRTGNNLHEELRAKYGVDPQAMFERVESAARESGISLELSRQPLTYPTQWAHTLLRHAGPKGTQKALARALFGAYFLEGRNIADPVELRRLAIAHGFSDEEATRLLEDPREYELTQRESDEAHQRGIRGVPFFVFNERFAVSGAQPESVFREAIQRAVTG; from the coding sequence ATGAAGATCGACGTATTTTCCGACATCGTCTGCCCGTGGTGCTTCATCGGCACGGAGCGGCTCGCTCGTGCGCTGGACTCGCTCGGCATGGCCTCCACGGCCCGGGTGGAACACCATGCCTTCATGCTCCGGTCCGACACGCCCCGCACCGGGAACAATCTCCACGAGGAACTGCGCGCGAAGTACGGCGTGGATCCCCAGGCGATGTTCGAGCGGGTCGAGTCCGCCGCCCGGGAGAGTGGCATCTCCCTGGAGCTGTCCAGGCAGCCCCTCACCTACCCCACCCAGTGGGCCCACACGCTCCTGCGGCACGCGGGACCCAAGGGCACCCAGAAGGCGCTCGCCCGCGCGCTCTTCGGCGCGTATTTCCTCGAGGGCCGGAACATCGCCGATCCGGTGGAGCTGCGGCGCCTGGCCATCGCGCACGGTTTCTCGGACGAGGAGGCCACGCGCCTGCTCGAGGATCCGCGCGAGTACGAGCTCACCCAGCGCGAGTCGGACGAGGCCCACCAGCGGGGCATCCGCGGCGTCCCCTTCTTCGTCTTCAACGAGCGCTTCGCCGTGTCGGGCGCGCAGCCGGAGAGCGTGTTCCGTGAAGCGATTCAGCGGGCCGTGACCGGATGA
- a CDS encoding PilZ domain-containing protein, translating to MSHEDERRRHMRYPLRLPITLYRDGAQLSAHVINASEGGCLLLMSVPLEVGDVLEASIPLLGVPRTTLYVLRSQATPEGEYTVATRFDEGSAVESTTLSRLSRQ from the coding sequence GTGTCCCACGAGGATGAACGCCGTCGGCATATGCGCTACCCCCTGAGGCTACCCATCACGCTGTACCGGGACGGCGCGCAACTGTCGGCCCACGTCATCAACGCCTCGGAAGGCGGCTGCCTGTTGCTCATGTCCGTCCCGCTGGAGGTGGGAGACGTGCTCGAGGCGAGCATTCCCCTGCTGGGTGTTCCCCGGACGACGCTGTACGTGTTGCGCAGCCAGGCGACCCCCGAGGGCGAATACACCGTCGCGACCCGCTTCGATGAGGGCTCGGCGGTGGAATCCACCACCCTGAGCCGGCTGTCCCGGCAGTAG
- a CDS encoding DUF1206 domain-containing protein — MNELGRKAVELKNQGDRLGAKALHHPWMVPLARMGYLAKGVVYAVVGVLALQVAFGQGGEMTDTRGALASLARGTWGTALLAVVAVGLLGYVLWRVVQAWMDPDGKGSGTKGLVVRAAYGVSAVIHASLAVAAFRLVLGRGGAGQHGDQSMQSWTAKLLSEPFGQALVAVVGLVIAGMGVAQLTKAWTEKFRRKLSLRDLNASQERWAMRVCKGGIAARGVVFVMMGFFFLIAALRSNPSEARGLDGTLATLARQPYGDVLLTLAAAGLVAYAVYMAVVSRYRRFQGA; from the coding sequence ATGAACGAACTGGGCCGCAAAGCCGTGGAGCTGAAGAACCAGGGGGATCGACTCGGCGCGAAGGCGCTGCATCACCCCTGGATGGTGCCGCTGGCGCGCATGGGCTACCTGGCCAAGGGCGTGGTGTACGCCGTGGTTGGAGTGCTGGCGCTGCAGGTGGCCTTTGGCCAGGGCGGAGAGATGACGGACACGCGCGGGGCGCTGGCCTCGCTGGCTCGCGGGACGTGGGGCACGGCACTGCTGGCGGTGGTGGCCGTGGGCCTGCTGGGCTACGTGCTGTGGCGGGTGGTGCAGGCGTGGATGGATCCGGATGGCAAGGGCTCGGGGACCAAGGGGCTGGTGGTGCGGGCGGCCTATGGGGTGAGCGCGGTGATTCACGCCTCGCTGGCGGTGGCGGCCTTCCGGCTGGTGCTGGGCCGCGGCGGCGCGGGCCAGCATGGTGACCAGAGCATGCAGTCGTGGACGGCGAAGTTGCTGTCGGAGCCGTTCGGACAGGCGCTCGTGGCGGTGGTCGGGCTGGTGATCGCGGGCATGGGCGTGGCGCAGCTCACCAAGGCGTGGACGGAGAAGTTCCGCCGCAAGCTGAGCCTGCGGGACTTGAATGCCTCGCAGGAGCGCTGGGCGATGCGCGTGTGCAAGGGAGGCATCGCCGCCCGGGGCGTCGTGTTCGTGATGATGGGCTTCTTCTTCCTGATCGCGGCGCTGCGCTCCAACCCGAGCGAGGCCCGGGGGTTGGATGGAACCCTGGCGACACTGGCGCGCCAGCCGTATGGCGACGTGTTGTTGACCCTGGCCGCCGCGGGACTCGTGGCCTACGCGGTGTACATGGCCGTCGTCTCCCGCTACCGCAGGTTCCAGGGGGCGTGA
- a CDS encoding C45 family peptidase produces the protein MTALRLSSRLPGLWWLIATALSAVPARAAPVSLSNAGFETRLATGRPSGWSVSGPGRVESSADVRSEGTVGLVIAHPEAGAETTVESEPVKLQVGHLYRLSAWVRTRGVRADAQARYPTALGACVSMQSFPFTNCSPSLGAEQEGRVSVLFFAPQATDKVRLHLGRNGAATGSAWFDDVRLEEVDDIGAYIPPESVRWAGKGFRYDDGGWKYVHIEGAPYERGQQYGELVAEDIVRYMEKLGTQKNRQDLVNGWEQVRLLTDSLFLRRYDPEFLEEMRGIADGVNRAGVKFKNRELELLDIAALNSAVDLGQLESANRVSATPLSGRTFLKAEDETARAGEGDHCSSFVATKSATRGGDFIMGQIFMWNGYTGVHWDVMLDVQPTKGHRFIMQTFPGGIHSGADWFINDAGIVIGETTVGQTPFDPDGTPQSNRIRKAAQYASSIDEVAKLLKERNNGLYTNDWTLADTKTGEGACFTLGTKTSRMWRTGDAKHAADTPGGLKDFIWANNNNRDLEMRKESIANPLNAPVDLAFNTWNRDIAFQKYFEQHGRGGIDLDNAIRMLASSPINRPHACDGKITTGEMARQLMFLAHYGKTTLREKKVGGRWIADLPGATPHLTLGYTTFSPVFVADKLKAARRAKETKAPAGKRDLTKLQESLGFDEKRLWANTVFPATDGENWLVSGTAAYWNLLHDAPDEADKVFEARRDSLAELNARYLYLTSREEDVVPVAARTSYSRYGTYAIPRIKGTFLLHQLRLLLGNASFAKVMRTVHERYTQKNITTKDFVRTASEAAGRDLAPFVSQWVERAGLPAPRLRASVAKAREGHDVTLEVEQGGVPYHFVTAVELVTDKGSVLERVEVKGARQSFTFHVAEWPVRVVFNPTNDIPVPREHFQVLSNALDDFSQLLFVHGTARGVEAGRTLALEFRDTVADAFTDQLSPLKPDAEVTDAELAGRDLFVLGGAEDNALVARLAAEKKLPVEPGRRFFRWRGQTYGRPEDGLAVALPNPWNPKRMLYLYLANSGTQLWHMTRAFQPGQLRGWALYRNGEVTAKGYHDLDALAVELPAPAAAPEAPQVKPLGAATETN, from the coding sequence ATGACCGCTCTCCGCCTTTCCTCGCGCCTGCCAGGCCTCTGGTGGCTCATCGCGACAGCCCTGTCCGCCGTGCCCGCCCGGGCCGCGCCCGTGTCCCTGTCCAACGCCGGCTTCGAGACGCGTCTGGCCACCGGGCGGCCCTCGGGGTGGAGCGTGAGTGGCCCGGGCCGGGTGGAATCCAGCGCGGACGTGCGGTCCGAGGGCACGGTGGGGCTCGTCATCGCGCACCCGGAGGCGGGCGCCGAGACCACCGTCGAGTCCGAGCCGGTGAAGCTCCAGGTGGGCCACCTCTACCGCCTCAGTGCGTGGGTGCGCACCCGGGGCGTGCGGGCGGACGCCCAGGCGCGCTACCCCACGGCGCTCGGGGCGTGCGTGTCCATGCAGAGCTTTCCCTTCACCAACTGCTCGCCCTCGCTGGGGGCGGAGCAGGAGGGCCGCGTCTCGGTGCTCTTCTTCGCGCCCCAGGCCACGGACAAGGTGCGGCTGCACCTGGGCCGCAACGGCGCGGCCACGGGCTCGGCGTGGTTCGATGACGTGCGCCTGGAGGAGGTGGACGACATCGGCGCGTACATCCCCCCGGAGTCCGTGCGGTGGGCGGGCAAGGGCTTCCGCTACGACGACGGCGGGTGGAAGTACGTCCACATCGAGGGCGCGCCGTACGAGCGGGGCCAGCAATACGGCGAGCTCGTGGCGGAGGACATCGTGCGCTACATGGAGAAGCTCGGCACGCAGAAGAACCGCCAGGATCTGGTCAACGGATGGGAGCAGGTGCGGCTGCTGACCGACTCGCTCTTCCTGCGCCGCTACGATCCCGAGTTCCTCGAGGAGATGCGTGGCATCGCGGACGGGGTGAACCGGGCGGGGGTGAAGTTCAAGAACCGGGAGCTGGAGCTGCTGGACATCGCGGCGCTGAACTCGGCGGTGGACCTGGGCCAGCTCGAGAGCGCCAACCGGGTGAGCGCCACGCCCTTGTCGGGCCGCACCTTCCTCAAGGCCGAGGACGAGACGGCGCGCGCGGGCGAGGGAGACCATTGCTCGTCCTTCGTGGCCACGAAGTCCGCCACGCGCGGGGGCGACTTCATCATGGGCCAGATCTTCATGTGGAACGGCTACACCGGGGTGCACTGGGACGTGATGCTGGACGTGCAGCCCACGAAGGGCCACCGCTTCATCATGCAGACGTTCCCCGGAGGCATCCACAGCGGCGCCGACTGGTTCATCAACGACGCGGGGATCGTCATCGGCGAGACGACGGTGGGCCAGACGCCCTTCGATCCCGACGGCACGCCCCAGAGCAACCGCATCCGCAAGGCCGCCCAGTACGCGTCCTCCATCGACGAGGTGGCGAAGCTGCTCAAGGAGCGCAACAACGGCCTGTACACCAATGACTGGACGCTCGCGGATACGAAGACGGGCGAGGGTGCCTGCTTCACGCTCGGCACCAAGACGTCGCGCATGTGGCGCACCGGCGACGCGAAGCACGCCGCGGACACCCCGGGAGGGCTCAAGGACTTCATCTGGGCCAACAACAACAACCGCGATCTGGAGATGCGCAAGGAGTCCATCGCCAACCCCCTGAACGCCCCGGTGGACCTGGCCTTCAACACCTGGAATCGGGACATCGCCTTCCAGAAGTACTTCGAGCAGCACGGCCGGGGTGGCATCGACCTGGACAACGCCATCCGCATGCTGGCCTCCAGCCCCATCAACCGCCCGCATGCGTGTGACGGGAAGATCACCACCGGGGAGATGGCGCGCCAGCTCATGTTCCTCGCCCATTACGGCAAGACGACGCTGCGCGAGAAGAAGGTGGGGGGCCGGTGGATCGCGGACCTGCCCGGCGCCACGCCCCACCTGACGCTCGGCTACACCACCTTCAGCCCGGTGTTCGTGGCGGACAAGCTCAAGGCGGCCCGGCGTGCGAAGGAGACGAAGGCTCCGGCCGGCAAGCGCGACCTCACGAAGCTCCAGGAGTCGCTCGGTTTCGACGAGAAGCGCCTGTGGGCCAACACGGTGTTTCCCGCCACGGACGGGGAGAACTGGCTGGTGAGTGGCACGGCGGCCTATTGGAACCTGCTCCACGATGCGCCGGACGAGGCGGACAAGGTGTTCGAGGCGCGGCGCGATTCCCTGGCGGAGCTCAACGCGCGCTATCTCTATCTCACCTCACGCGAGGAAGACGTGGTGCCGGTGGCCGCGCGCACCTCGTACAGCCGCTATGGCACGTATGCCATTCCCCGCATCAAGGGCACCTTCCTGTTGCACCAGTTGCGGCTGCTCCTGGGCAACGCGTCCTTCGCGAAGGTGATGCGCACGGTCCACGAGCGCTACACCCAGAAGAACATCACCACGAAGGACTTCGTGCGCACCGCGTCCGAGGCGGCCGGGAGGGATCTGGCGCCCTTCGTCTCACAGTGGGTGGAGCGTGCGGGACTGCCCGCGCCCCGGCTGCGCGCGAGCGTGGCGAAGGCGAGGGAGGGCCATGACGTGACGCTCGAGGTGGAGCAGGGCGGGGTGCCCTACCACTTCGTCACCGCCGTGGAGCTGGTGACGGACAAGGGCTCGGTGCTGGAGCGCGTGGAGGTGAAGGGGGCCCGGCAGTCCTTCACCTTCCACGTGGCCGAGTGGCCGGTGCGCGTGGTGTTCAACCCCACCAACGACATCCCCGTGCCGCGCGAGCACTTCCAGGTGCTCTCCAATGCCCTGGATGACTTCAGCCAGCTGCTCTTCGTGCACGGCACCGCGCGAGGGGTGGAGGCCGGCCGCACCCTGGCGCTCGAGTTCCGCGACACCGTGGCGGATGCCTTCACGGATCAGCTCTCGCCGCTCAAACCAGACGCCGAGGTGACGGACGCGGAGCTGGCCGGACGCGATCTGTTCGTGCTCGGAGGGGCCGAGGACAACGCGCTGGTGGCGAGGCTGGCGGCGGAGAAGAAGCTGCCGGTGGAGCCGGGCCGTCGCTTCTTCCGCTGGCGGGGCCAGACGTATGGCCGCCCCGAGGATGGACTCGCGGTGGCGCTGCCCAATCCGTGGAACCCGAAGCGGATGCTCTACCTGTACCTGGCCAACAGCGGCACGCAGCTCTGGCACATGACGCGCGCCTTCCAACCGGGACAGCTGCGCGGCTGGGCGCTCTATCGCAACGGCGAGGTGACCGCCAAGGGCTACCATGATCTCGATGCCCTGGCGGTGGAACTGCCCGCGCCCGCCGCCGCCCCCGAGGCGCCCCAGGTGAAGCCACTCGGAGCGGCAACGGAGACGAACTGA
- a CDS encoding LysM peptidoglycan-binding domain-containing protein — protein sequence MRSPSWIVLLLCAGCTAHVASTVPAPPVTTASSEGPPPAEAPAPSVSPSPEAIPVTSTPVETLATAPSPATPSTEVEEEDDEESADASEGAEGEEETETSADSSMPSGPFYTAEYSDEALTEMWKKQPKELGSISVGFVHSGRMVNSVQFPQGDAWIVVSPELAWATQETIDYTIRAIREVRAAYPKAPALRVNQISSRDGGYLRPHKSHQSGRDLDLGFYYPTVDPIRAREREKYIDLELNWALIKSLIQHTDVQMILVDKRVQKVLREYALSKGEDPKWVASLFGDSALIKHARGHRDHFHVRFYNPRAQELGWRIAPLLALQPDQNMVMHRVRSGDTLGGIALRYGSGVQAIKKASRLRSILLRIGQVLAVPLRGPCTRCPVPPPVIVPPRKLPPGLAPEAPAVASTPAPSPAPVETAVAPVEPTPSANPTETAAASAESTPAPAEPTPTSEPAVLSAQEPPVAAEPTPALRPVETTEPAPTEMPAHAASPAEKSERGPLTAGSAAGTVQ from the coding sequence GTGCGTTCCCCATCCTGGATAGTCCTGTTGCTGTGCGCGGGTTGCACCGCGCATGTCGCGTCCACCGTCCCCGCCCCCCCGGTGACGACCGCCTCCTCGGAAGGCCCGCCGCCAGCCGAGGCTCCGGCTCCCTCGGTGTCCCCCTCGCCCGAGGCGATCCCGGTGACGAGCACCCCGGTCGAGACGCTCGCCACGGCGCCCTCCCCGGCCACCCCGAGCACCGAGGTGGAGGAAGAGGACGACGAGGAGTCGGCGGACGCCTCCGAGGGCGCGGAGGGCGAGGAGGAGACCGAGACGAGCGCGGACTCCTCGATGCCCTCGGGGCCCTTCTATACGGCCGAGTACTCGGACGAAGCGCTCACGGAGATGTGGAAGAAGCAGCCCAAGGAGCTCGGCTCCATCTCGGTGGGCTTCGTGCACAGCGGCCGGATGGTGAACTCGGTCCAGTTCCCGCAGGGGGATGCGTGGATCGTCGTGTCGCCCGAGCTGGCGTGGGCCACCCAGGAGACGATCGACTACACCATCCGGGCCATCCGCGAGGTCCGCGCCGCCTACCCCAAGGCCCCCGCCCTCCGGGTCAATCAGATCAGCTCCCGCGACGGCGGCTATCTGCGCCCGCACAAGAGCCACCAGTCCGGCCGGGACCTGGACCTCGGCTTCTACTACCCCACGGTGGATCCCATCCGGGCGCGCGAGCGCGAGAAGTACATCGATCTCGAGCTCAACTGGGCGCTCATCAAGTCGCTCATCCAGCACACCGACGTGCAGATGATCCTCGTGGACAAGCGCGTGCAGAAGGTCCTGCGCGAGTACGCCCTGAGCAAGGGCGAGGATCCGAAGTGGGTCGCCTCGCTCTTCGGGGACTCGGCCCTCATCAAGCACGCGCGCGGCCACCGCGATCACTTCCACGTGCGCTTCTACAACCCGCGCGCCCAGGAGCTGGGCTGGCGCATCGCCCCGCTGCTCGCGCTCCAGCCGGATCAGAACATGGTCATGCACCGGGTGCGCTCGGGTGACACGCTCGGCGGCATCGCCCTGCGCTACGGCTCCGGCGTGCAGGCCATCAAGAAGGCCAGCCGGCTGCGCAGCATCCTCTTGCGGATCGGCCAGGTGCTCGCGGTGCCCCTGCGCGGCCCCTGCACCCGCTGCCCCGTGCCGCCCCCCGTCATCGTCCCGCCGCGCAAGCTGCCGCCAGGACTCGCCCCGGAGGCCCCCGCCGTGGCCAGCACGCCCGCGCCCTCCCCCGCTCCGGTCGAAACGGCCGTGGCCCCCGTCGAGCCCACGCCCTCGGCCAACCCCACCGAGACGGCCGCGGCCTCCGCCGAGTCCACGCCCGCTCCCGCCGAGCCCACGCCCACCAGCGAGCCCGCGGTCCTGAGCGCGCAGGAGCCCCCGGTGGCCGCGGAGCCCACGCCGGCCCTGCGGCCAGTCGAGACGACGGAGCCCGCCCCCACGGAGATGCCCGCGCACGCGGCGTCCCCGGCGGAGAAGTCCGAGCGCGGCCCCCTGACCGCGGGCAGCGCGGCCGGGACCGTGCAGTAG
- a CDS encoding hydroxymethylglutaryl-CoA lyase — translation MDSNQHRGPRVTGLGSLPRRVDLYEVGPRDGLQNELRTLPTRDKARLIEALIAAGEKRIEVTSFVHPKWIPQLSDAEELLRLVGRREGVTFSALVPNLKGLARAKEAGLEEAAIFISASEAHSQKNINKSIAEAVAEARQTSEAALKAGLRVRGYLSTVWGCPYEGEVPVSRVVEISRALISDGIYQLSLGDTIGVGTPRQTETILSALLEHLPVESLALHLHDTRGTALANALVGLQMGVTTFDASIGGLGGCPYAPGAAGNLATEDIVYMLHGMGVETGINLDRLVEAGMVAQELIGRKLAGKFLQAALGEREKKASRRARSQA, via the coding sequence GTGGACTCGAACCAACATCGCGGCCCTCGCGTCACAGGGCTTGGCAGTCTTCCGCGGCGGGTGGACCTCTACGAGGTCGGCCCGCGCGACGGCTTGCAGAACGAATTGCGCACACTTCCCACGCGCGACAAGGCACGTCTCATCGAGGCGTTGATCGCCGCGGGCGAGAAGCGCATCGAAGTCACGTCCTTCGTCCACCCCAAGTGGATTCCCCAGCTGTCGGACGCCGAGGAGCTCCTGCGGCTGGTGGGGCGGCGCGAGGGCGTCACGTTCTCCGCCCTGGTGCCCAACCTCAAGGGCCTGGCGCGCGCGAAGGAAGCGGGGCTGGAGGAGGCGGCGATCTTCATCTCCGCGTCCGAGGCCCACTCGCAAAAGAACATCAACAAGAGCATCGCCGAGGCGGTGGCCGAGGCTCGGCAGACGAGTGAAGCGGCGCTCAAGGCCGGCCTGCGGGTGCGCGGCTACCTGTCCACGGTGTGGGGCTGCCCCTACGAGGGCGAGGTGCCCGTCTCACGCGTGGTGGAGATCAGCCGGGCGCTCATCTCCGACGGCATCTATCAGTTGAGCCTCGGGGACACGATCGGCGTGGGCACGCCCCGGCAGACGGAGACGATCCTCTCCGCGCTGCTCGAGCACCTGCCGGTGGAGAGTCTGGCGCTGCACCTGCACGACACGCGCGGCACGGCCCTGGCCAACGCGCTGGTGGGCCTGCAGATGGGCGTGACGACGTTCGATGCCAGCATCGGCGGACTGGGCGGCTGCCCCTATGCCCCGGGCGCGGCGGGCAACCTCGCCACCGAGGACATCGTCTACATGTTGCACGGCATGGGCGTGGAGACGGGCATCAACCTGGATCGCCTCGTCGAGGCGGGCATGGTGGCCCAGGAGCTCATCGGCCGGAAGCTGGCGGGGAAGTTCCTCCAGGCCGCGCTCGGCGAGCGCGAGAAGAAGGCGAGTCGCCGGGCCCGTAGCCAGGCCTGA
- a CDS encoding class I SAM-dependent methyltransferase: MSFFGELYLRSTLPFLSPETTEREVAYLERAFQGLALPGPLVDLGCGHGRHAAPLNTRGALAGRILGLELDALTLRERLPGFPVVRADLRSLPFRPGSLAGAYAWYSTLFVFSDEEHVALLREVARSLRPGGLLVLHTVPRERLESEPQASFSGQLPDGSHLEEQSRFDAVRGRDEATRRLTLPDGRVLSGRYAIRYYRLEELTQLLESTGFSVDWIHGGLEGEPPSESSLDLIVGARVRPA, translated from the coding sequence CTGAGCTTCTTCGGCGAGTTGTACCTGCGCTCCACGCTGCCCTTCCTCTCCCCGGAGACGACGGAGAGGGAAGTGGCCTACCTCGAACGTGCCTTCCAGGGCCTCGCGCTCCCGGGCCCCCTCGTGGACCTGGGCTGTGGCCATGGCCGGCACGCCGCTCCGCTGAACACCCGGGGTGCCCTGGCGGGCCGCATCCTCGGCCTGGAGCTGGATGCCCTCACCCTGCGCGAGCGCCTCCCGGGCTTTCCCGTGGTGCGCGCCGATCTGCGCTCGCTTCCCTTCCGCCCCGGCTCCCTGGCCGGGGCCTACGCCTGGTACTCGACCCTGTTCGTCTTCTCCGACGAGGAGCACGTGGCGCTGTTGCGCGAGGTGGCGCGCAGTCTGCGACCGGGAGGCCTGCTGGTGTTGCACACCGTGCCGCGCGAGCGCCTGGAGTCCGAGCCCCAGGCGTCCTTCTCGGGCCAGTTGCCCGACGGCAGCCACCTGGAAGAGCAGAGCCGCTTCGACGCGGTGCGTGGTCGGGACGAGGCCACCCGCCGCTTGACGCTGCCCGACGGGCGCGTGCTCTCGGGCCGGTACGCCATCCGCTACTACCGGCTCGAGGAGTTGACCCAACTGCTGGAATCCACGGGGTTTTCGGTGGACTGGATCCACGGCGGGCTGGAGGGGGAGCCGCCCTCGGAGTCCTCCCTGGATCTCATCGTGGGCGCGCGGGTGCGGCCTGCCTGA
- a CDS encoding aminotransferase class I/II-fold pyridoxal phosphate-dependent enzyme, giving the protein MSRPVLAGRVAPLGTTVFSEFSALALQHGAVNLGQGFPDFDGPEAVKEAARTAITEGINQYAPGIGLRALRVAIAEHAARFYGQQLDPDTMVTVTSGATEAILCVLLGLVDPGDEVVLFEPFYDSYDANVTFVGARPRYVPLRPPDATHATWWFDRDEVRAAFGPRTRLLIINSPHNPTGKVFTREELEFLGGLCAEHDARVLSDEVYEHIVFGPARHVRAATLPVLADRTVTVSSGGKTFSLTGWKVGWFIAPPALNDAVRRAHQFVTFATASPLQVAMAAALRLPDSYFQELSHTYHARRERLLAGLTRAGLKAHSPEGSYFILADISGQGHGDDVAFCRHLVTHVGVAAIPPSVFYGPEHRHLGRGFARFAFCKTDAVLDEATRRLKEGLAPSR; this is encoded by the coding sequence ATGAGCAGGCCGGTACTCGCGGGTAGGGTGGCCCCCCTGGGCACCACCGTGTTCTCGGAATTCAGCGCGCTGGCCCTCCAGCATGGCGCGGTGAACCTGGGACAGGGCTTCCCGGACTTCGATGGGCCCGAGGCCGTCAAGGAGGCCGCGCGCACGGCCATCACCGAGGGGATCAATCAGTACGCCCCGGGCATTGGCCTGCGCGCGCTGCGCGTGGCCATCGCCGAGCACGCCGCGCGCTTCTACGGCCAGCAGCTCGATCCGGACACCATGGTGACCGTCACCAGCGGCGCCACCGAGGCCATCCTCTGTGTGCTGCTGGGGCTGGTGGACCCGGGCGACGAGGTGGTGCTCTTCGAGCCCTTCTACGACTCGTACGACGCCAACGTCACCTTCGTCGGAGCCCGGCCGCGCTACGTGCCCCTGCGCCCCCCGGATGCCACGCACGCCACGTGGTGGTTCGATCGCGACGAGGTGCGCGCGGCGTTCGGCCCCCGCACGCGCCTGCTCATCATCAACTCGCCCCACAATCCCACCGGCAAGGTGTTCACCCGCGAGGAGCTCGAGTTCCTCGGCGGCCTGTGCGCCGAGCACGACGCGCGCGTGCTCTCGGACGAGGTGTACGAGCACATCGTCTTCGGCCCGGCGCGGCACGTGCGCGCCGCCACGCTGCCCGTGCTCGCCGACCGCACGGTGACGGTGAGCAGCGGGGGCAAGACGTTCAGCCTCACCGGCTGGAAGGTGGGGTGGTTCATCGCGCCCCCCGCGCTCAACGACGCCGTGCGGCGCGCGCACCAGTTCGTCACGTTCGCCACCGCCTCGCCCCTGCAGGTCGCCATGGCGGCGGCGCTGCGGCTGCCGGACTCGTACTTCCAGGAGCTGAGCCACACCTACCACGCCCGGCGCGAGCGCCTGCTCGCGGGCCTCACGCGCGCGGGGCTCAAGGCCCACTCCCCCGAGGGCAGCTACTTCATCCTCGCGGACATCTCCGGACAGGGGCACGGCGACGATGTGGCCTTCTGCCGCCACCTGGTGACGCACGTGGGCGTCGCCGCCATTCCGCCGAGCGTCTTCTACGGGCCCGAGCACCGGCACCTGGGACGGGGCTTCGCGCGCTTCGCCTTCTGCAAGACCGACGCGGTGCTCGATGAAGCGACCCGCCGGCTGAAGGAAGGGCTCGCCCCGTCACGCTGA
- a CDS encoding phosphatase PAP2 family protein produces the protein MKTATLERRVLPDAPEVRFKPVDVVIIVACACAAFLLVGPYRWAPGAASSAVTFFIFALGPLVLRTLESYFPRQRLLSFVASFWLLPVVALGHGAMCPLVTAVSPGLQDAQLATLDQRLFGAQVSVVLGQLSPPWLTELLMLCYYGYFLWPLVLGATLYFASKREAFDEYLLALSLFFAFNFVLYSLVPAIGPRYFLFAAFPETLQGLWFTPYLESAMRQPGFAKDCFPSGHTGATLVVLVYALRFERRVFRVMLLPGLGLIAATLVGRFHYATDLMCAVPLLLGVVGFAMAYTRSMARRGTVERPVGMDAIVRS, from the coding sequence GTGAAGACAGCGACATTGGAGCGCCGCGTCCTTCCGGACGCGCCTGAGGTTCGGTTCAAGCCCGTCGACGTCGTCATCATCGTCGCCTGTGCCTGTGCCGCATTCCTGCTCGTGGGGCCCTACCGGTGGGCTCCCGGCGCGGCCAGCTCCGCTGTCACCTTCTTCATCTTCGCGCTCGGCCCCCTGGTGCTGCGCACCCTGGAGTCCTACTTTCCCCGCCAGCGCCTGCTCTCCTTCGTGGCCTCCTTCTGGCTGCTGCCCGTGGTGGCCCTGGGCCATGGCGCCATGTGTCCGCTGGTGACCGCCGTGTCGCCCGGACTGCAGGACGCACAGCTCGCCACCCTGGATCAGCGCTTGTTCGGCGCGCAGGTGTCGGTGGTGCTTGGCCAGCTCTCGCCGCCCTGGCTCACCGAGCTGCTCATGCTCTGCTACTACGGCTACTTCCTGTGGCCGCTGGTGCTCGGGGCGACGCTCTACTTCGCCAGCAAGCGCGAGGCCTTCGACGAGTACCTCCTGGCGCTCAGCCTCTTCTTCGCCTTCAACTTCGTGCTGTACTCGCTCGTGCCGGCCATCGGCCCGCGCTACTTCCTCTTCGCGGCCTTCCCCGAGACGCTCCAGGGCCTGTGGTTCACGCCCTACCTGGAGTCGGCCATGCGCCAGCCGGGGTTCGCCAAGGATTGCTTCCCCTCGGGCCACACCGGGGCCACGCTCGTGGTGCTGGTGTACGCCCTGCGCTTCGAGCGGCGCGTCTTCCGGGTGATGCTGCTGCCGGGGCTGGGCCTCATCGCGGCGACGCTCGTGGGCCGCTTCCACTACGCCACGGACCTGATGTGCGCCGTGCCCCTGCTGCTCGGGGTGGTGGGCTTCGCCATGGCCTATACCCGTTCGATGGCGCGGCGCGGAACTGTGGAGCGTCCGGTGGGAATGGACGCTATCGTGCGCTCCTGA